A section of the Enterococcus montenegrensis genome encodes:
- the gloA2 gene encoding SMU1112c/YaeR family gloxylase I-like metalloprotein produces the protein MPLKFTQIHHVAIIVSNFASAKHFYVDILGLPIIREHYRPEKNDTKLDLQLDNCQLEIFATTHPPKRPSFPEACGLRHLAFKTTNIEAEVAYLKEQGVRCEEIRRDTFTNEKMTFFFDPDGLPLELHE, from the coding sequence ATGCCGCTAAAATTTACCCAAATTCATCATGTTGCCATTATCGTTTCCAACTTCGCTAGCGCCAAACACTTTTATGTGGACATTCTGGGACTACCGATCATTAGAGAACATTATCGGCCCGAAAAAAATGATACGAAACTCGATTTGCAATTAGATAATTGCCAACTGGAAATCTTTGCCACAACTCATCCGCCCAAACGACCAAGTTTTCCTGAGGCTTGCGGACTACGCCACTTAGCCTTCAAAACTACCAATATTGAAGCCGAAGTCGCCTACTTAAAAGAACAGGGGGTAAGATGTGAAGAAATTCGGCGGGACACCTTCACAAACGAAAAAATGACTTTCTTCTTTGATCCTGACGGCTTGCCGCTGGAATTGCATGAATAA
- a CDS encoding peptidase U32 family protein: MIELVTTVASVDQAEKLLAAGVDTIYFGEETFGLRLPYSFSRKEQRQLVNLAHAAGKKAAIAVNGIMHPEKMKLVPEYLAFVKESGANQIVVGDPGVVYVMTQNENLATPFIYDGETLVTSARQINFWSKKGAVGAVLAREVPFAEMVEMAPQLTVPAEVLVYGATCIHQSKRPLLQNYYNYTQQDERTSRERDLFLSEPKKPETHYSIFEDSHGTHIFADNDLDLMKEVGQLAQTGFTTWKLDGLFTDEANFVAIAELFVAAKAAILAGTWDEAQAAALDEKLQTLHPEKRGLDTGFYYLDPKAIR; encoded by the coding sequence ATGATTGAATTAGTCACAACGGTAGCCTCTGTTGACCAAGCCGAAAAATTACTAGCAGCTGGTGTGGACACCATCTACTTTGGGGAAGAAACGTTTGGTTTGCGGTTACCTTATTCATTTTCACGCAAAGAACAAAGGCAATTAGTAAATTTAGCCCATGCTGCCGGGAAAAAAGCAGCAATTGCCGTCAATGGCATTATGCATCCGGAAAAAATGAAGTTAGTACCGGAGTATTTAGCTTTTGTAAAAGAAAGTGGTGCCAATCAAATTGTGGTGGGAGATCCTGGTGTCGTCTATGTGATGACGCAAAATGAAAACTTGGCGACGCCTTTTATATATGATGGGGAAACCTTAGTGACCAGTGCGCGTCAAATTAATTTTTGGAGTAAAAAAGGTGCTGTTGGGGCTGTTTTAGCCAGAGAAGTGCCTTTTGCGGAAATGGTAGAAATGGCGCCACAATTAACGGTACCGGCGGAAGTTTTAGTTTACGGTGCAACCTGTATCCATCAATCAAAACGGCCACTTTTACAAAATTATTATAATTATACGCAGCAAGATGAGCGTACAAGTCGTGAACGCGATTTGTTCTTATCGGAACCAAAAAAACCAGAAACCCATTACTCAATCTTTGAAGATAGTCATGGGACGCATATTTTTGCTGATAATGATTTGGATTTGATGAAAGAAGTAGGACAGTTGGCCCAAACTGGTTTTACAACGTGGAAACTGGATGGATTGTTTACCGATGAAGCCAATTTTGTTGCCATTGCCGAATTATTTGTGGCCGCTAAGGCAGCCATCTTAGCTGGGACGTGGGACGAAGCACAAGCTGCAGCATTAGATGAAAAACTGCAGACCTTGCATCCTGAAAAGCGCGGATTAGACACTGGTTTTTATTATTTAGATCCAAAAGCGATTCGCTAA
- a CDS encoding peptidase U32 family protein codes for MTKRVLKRPEVLAPAGTLEKLKTAIHYGADAVYIGGNAYGLRSRAGNFSYEEMAEGVAFAKEHNAKVYVAANMVTHEGNQEGAGEFFRELRDVGISAVIVSDPALIEICATEAPGLPIHLSTQASATNFETLEFWKNEGLERVVLAREVSMAEVAEIRKNTEIEIEAFIHGAMCISYSGRCTLSNHMSMRDANRGGCSQSCRWKYELYDMPFGTEQHRSLTDKGNVNEEFSMSAVDMTMIEHIPDLIENGVDSLKIEGRMKSIHYVSTVSNVYKAAVDSYIADPENYVCKQEWIDELWKVAQRELATGFYYHTPTENEQLFGPRRKIPQYQFVGEVMAYDPTTKIATIRQRNHFSVGDEIEFYSPGFKHFEQSVAWMKNDEGEMIDRAPNPMMILTMPVAQAVAVGDMIRKKKD; via the coding sequence ATGACAAAGAGAGTCTTGAAGCGGCCGGAGGTTTTGGCTCCGGCGGGAACTTTGGAAAAATTGAAAACGGCGATTCATTATGGCGCCGATGCTGTTTATATTGGCGGGAACGCGTATGGTTTGCGAAGCCGCGCGGGGAATTTTAGTTATGAAGAAATGGCAGAAGGTGTAGCTTTTGCTAAAGAACACAATGCCAAAGTATACGTAGCGGCCAATATGGTTACCCATGAAGGGAATCAAGAAGGTGCGGGAGAATTTTTCCGCGAGTTGCGGGATGTCGGAATTAGTGCGGTGATCGTGTCTGATCCGGCATTGATTGAAATTTGTGCAACAGAAGCGCCGGGTCTTCCGATTCACCTTTCAACGCAAGCCTCTGCCACAAATTTTGAGACACTGGAATTTTGGAAAAATGAAGGCTTAGAGCGGGTCGTTTTAGCACGGGAAGTTTCAATGGCAGAAGTTGCTGAAATTCGCAAAAATACTGAAATTGAGATTGAAGCCTTTATTCACGGGGCAATGTGTATTTCATATTCAGGCCGGTGTACATTATCGAACCATATGTCCATGCGGGATGCCAATCGCGGCGGCTGTTCACAATCTTGTCGCTGGAAATATGAATTATACGATATGCCCTTTGGTACAGAGCAACACCGCAGTTTAACGGATAAAGGAAATGTAAATGAAGAATTTTCCATGAGTGCTGTCGATATGACGATGATTGAGCACATTCCAGATTTAATTGAAAACGGCGTGGATAGTTTAAAAATTGAAGGGCGCATGAAATCTATTCACTATGTTTCCACCGTTTCAAACGTGTACAAAGCGGCGGTGGACAGCTATATTGCAGATCCAGAAAATTATGTTTGCAAACAAGAGTGGATTGACGAACTATGGAAAGTGGCACAACGAGAGCTTGCAACGGGTTTTTATTACCATACACCAACGGAAAATGAACAGCTCTTTGGCCCAAGACGTAAAATTCCGCAATATCAGTTTGTCGGCGAAGTCATGGCCTATGATCCTACAACGAAAATTGCTACGATTCGCCAACGAAATCACTTTTCTGTCGGGGATGAAATTGAATTTTATTCACCAGGCTTTAAACATTTTGAACAATCAGTGGCATGGATGAAAAATGATGAAGGGGAAATGATCGACCGGGCCCCAAATCCGATGATGATTTTAACGATGCCTGTTGCCCAAGCTGTTGCGGTGGGGGATATGATTCGTAAGAAGAAGGATTAG